The following coding sequences are from one Bufo bufo chromosome 2, aBufBuf1.1, whole genome shotgun sequence window:
- the LOC120992120 gene encoding zinc finger protein OZF-like: MEEWEYVEGHNDRYEDVRMKNQEPLTSSDVCFGSSDQSIAQDTFKEHANVKQNKDHKIIKCQSNYKRNKSYSCSECDRCYSRKSSLELHQRNHTGEKPFSCSECDKSYTVKSQLIIHQRTHTDERPFSCSECGKCFTQKSELIDHLRRIHTGNKPFCCSECGRSFTRKSELRKHQRIHTGEKPYSCSECEKCYGTRLSLVIHQRTHTGEKPFSCSECDKSYRVKSHLIAHQRTHTDERPFSCSECDKSFTIKQCLVKHQLTHTGEKPFSCAECGRCFSRKTHLVRHQITHTDERPFSCSECGKSFSRKSTLVTHQTIHVEKPFLCTVCGKSFGQKSELSVHQKIHTGETFSCPECGKVFRKYSTLKAHERMHTGEAFSCSECGKCFKQKGELVSHQRIHTGEKPFSCSECGKCYKQKSHVVEHQKIHTGEKPFSCSECGKCFVLKSKLNRHQKIHLQIISS; encoded by the coding sequence ATGTCTGTTTCGGGAGCTCAGATCAAAGTATCGCACAAGACACATTTAAAGAGCACGCCAATGTTAAGCAGAATAAAGATCATAAAATAATCAAATGTCAAAGCAATTACAAAAGGAATAagtcatattcatgttcagaatgtgacagATGTTACAGCCGTAAATCAAGTCTTGAAttgcatcagagaaatcacacaggggagaagccattttcatgctcagaatgtgataAAAGTTACACTGTTAAATCGCAACTTATTATACATCAGAGGACTCACACAGACGagaggccattttcatgttcagaatgtggcaaatgctTTACTCAGAAATCGGAACTTATTGACCACCTgaggagaattcacacaggaaataagccattttgttgttcagaatgtggaagatCTTTTACCCGGAAATCAGAACTTcggaaacatcagagaattcacacaggggagaagccatattcatgttcagaatgtgagaaatgttatgGGACTCGCTTAAGTCTTGTTatccatcagagaactcacacaggggagaagccattttcatgctcagaatgtgataAGAGTTACAGGGTTAAATCGCATCTTATTGCACATCAGAGGACTCACACAGACGagaggccattttcatgttcagaatgtgataaATCTTTTACCATCAAGCAGTGTCTTGTTAAACATCAactaactcacacaggggagaagccattttcatgtgcaGAATGTGGGAGATGTTTTAGTCGGAAAACACATCTAGTTAGACATCAGATAACTCACACAGACGagaggccattttcatgttcagaatgtgggaaaagttttagCCGTAAATCaactcttgttacacatcagaccattcacgtagagaagccatttttatgtactgtatgtggaaaGAGTTTTGGCCAAAAGTCAGAGCTTAGTGTACATcaaaaaattcacacaggagaaacattttcatgtccagaatgtggaaaGGTTTTTAGAAAATATTCAACTCTTAAGGCACATGAAAGAATGCACACAGGAGaagcattttcatgttcagaatgtgggaaatgttttaagcaaaAAGGTGAACTTGTtagccatcagagaattcacacaggggaaaaaccATTTTCGTGTTCGGAATGTGGCAAATGCTATAAACAAAAATCACACGTTGTTGAACATcaaaaaattcacacaggagagaagccattttcttgttcagaatgtgggaaatgttttgtccTGAAATCAAAACTTAATAGACATCAGAAAATTCATCTACAAATCATTTCTTCTTAA